Proteins encoded by one window of Blautia argi:
- a CDS encoding carbohydrate ABC transporter permease gives MKKKRRAGKIIYHVLVCGVGLLMLYPLIWMLMSSFKDTNTIFSTAESLLPKPFTLENYENGWKGFAGVSFGTFFKNSLFITVVATIGTLFSSACVAYGFSRCKFKGRKILFTAMLASMMLPGQILMVPQYLWYQKLGWIGSFAPLIVPFCFAVQGFFIYLIMNFINGIPRELDEAAKIDGCSYYGIFTRVMLPLISPALITGGIFSFMWRWDDFMSALLYIDDAKKYPVALALKLFADPSSSSDYGAMFAMAVLSLIPIVTIFIIFQKYLVDGIATSGLKG, from the coding sequence ATGAAAAAGAAAAGAAGAGCAGGAAAAATTATTTATCATGTGCTGGTATGTGGTGTTGGACTGCTGATGTTGTATCCTTTAATTTGGATGTTGATGAGTTCTTTTAAAGATACAAATACTATTTTTTCTACGGCAGAAAGCTTACTGCCAAAACCATTTACATTAGAGAATTATGAGAATGGCTGGAAGGGATTTGCAGGTGTTAGTTTTGGAACATTCTTTAAAAATTCGTTATTTATTACTGTAGTGGCAACCATTGGAACTTTGTTTTCTTCTGCCTGTGTTGCATATGGATTTTCAAGATGTAAATTTAAAGGAAGAAAAATATTGTTTACTGCAATGTTAGCCTCCATGATGCTGCCGGGACAGATTCTTATGGTACCGCAGTATTTATGGTATCAGAAGTTAGGGTGGATTGGAAGCTTTGCGCCGCTTATTGTACCGTTTTGTTTTGCAGTACAGGGTTTCTTTATTTATCTGATTATGAACTTTATTAATGGAATTCCGAGAGAACTTGATGAGGCGGCGAAAATTGACGGGTGTTCTTATTATGGAATCTTCACAAGAGTGATGCTGCCATTGATTTCACCGGCTTTGATAACAGGAGGAATTTTTTCCTTTATGTGGAGATGGGACGATTTTATGTCTGCATTGTTATATATTGATGATGCGAAAAAATATCCGGTTGCATTGGCATTGAAACTTTTTGCCGATCCAAGTTCGTCTTCCGATTATGGGGCAATGTTTGCAATGGCTGTTTTATCATTGATACCAATTGTGACAATTTTTATTATATTTCAGAAATATCTGGTTGACGGAATTGCCACTTCAGGATTAAAGGGATAA
- a CDS encoding ABC transporter substrate-binding protein: MNRKKMKKYAALFLAGTLAATSLAACGEKEEGKAEEKNGTTLSMAWWGNQVRNERTQEVLNKYHEENPEVTIEGQFFQWADYWNKMATSAAGGNMTDLLQMDISAITQYVEKEQLLDLTPYIESGALDVSNVPENVLMMGEVKGGNYGIAAGVNSPCLFYNKTLTDELGITIKDNMTYEEFTEIAKQVTEETGYRAKIFYDGYLIKEWLRGDGIEVPADRMPLEKAEDYVPYFKMLEDGVKEGYIITPDVIEGFNVEQDPMIYGSGPETMAWCTMNGGSNLYSAFEAAAPEGMEIGLTTMPTVNPKLSNYLKPAMFWSISADTKYPDEAVKVLNYLINSEEANNILLSERGVPASTVISEAIYDKLTPGEQVAMDFVNHVVAENCSPMSPPDPDGISEWSDTLKKVQEKIGYGEMTAEEAAKEYFEKGTEIFSKIEK, from the coding sequence ATGAACAGAAAAAAAATGAAAAAATATGCTGCGTTATTTTTAGCGGGAACACTTGCAGCAACATCTCTGGCTGCCTGTGGAGAAAAGGAAGAAGGGAAAGCAGAGGAGAAGAATGGGACGACATTGTCTATGGCATGGTGGGGAAATCAGGTAAGAAATGAACGTACCCAGGAGGTATTAAATAAGTATCATGAAGAAAATCCTGAAGTAACCATTGAAGGACAGTTTTTCCAGTGGGCAGATTATTGGAATAAGATGGCAACGTCAGCGGCAGGAGGAAATATGACAGACTTATTGCAAATGGATATATCTGCCATTACCCAGTATGTAGAAAAAGAGCAGCTTTTAGATTTGACGCCATATATTGAGAGTGGAGCATTGGACGTTTCGAATGTTCCGGAGAATGTTTTGATGATGGGAGAAGTCAAGGGAGGAAATTATGGAATTGCAGCTGGAGTAAACTCTCCCTGTCTCTTTTATAATAAGACTTTGACAGACGAATTGGGAATTACAATAAAAGATAATATGACCTATGAGGAATTTACAGAGATTGCAAAACAGGTAACAGAAGAAACCGGATATCGTGCGAAAATTTTTTATGATGGATACCTGATTAAAGAATGGCTGCGGGGAGATGGGATTGAAGTTCCGGCAGACCGTATGCCGTTAGAGAAGGCAGAAGATTATGTCCCATATTTTAAAATGTTGGAAGACGGAGTGAAAGAAGGATATATTATTACTCCTGATGTGATTGAGGGATTTAATGTAGAGCAGGATCCTATGATTTATGGTTCAGGACCGGAAACAATGGCCTGGTGTACCATGAATGGAGGCAGCAACTTGTATTCTGCATTTGAAGCAGCAGCGCCGGAAGGTATGGAAATTGGTCTTACTACTATGCCTACTGTCAACCCAAAGCTTTCCAATTACTTAAAACCGGCAATGTTTTGGTCTATCAGTGCGGATACAAAGTATCCTGATGAAGCGGTAAAAGTGTTAAATTATTTGATTAATTCGGAAGAGGCAAATAATATTTTGTTAAGTGAGAGAGGAGTACCTGCTTCTACCGTTATTTCAGAAGCGATTTATGATAAACTGACACCGGGCGAACAGGTTGCCATGGATTTTGTAAACCATGTAGTAGCGGAGAATTGTTCTCCTATGTCACCGCCAGATCCAGATGGAATTTCCGAATGGTCAGATACTTTAAAGAAAGTTCAGGAAAAAATAGGTTATGGAGAAATGACTGCGGAAGAGGCAGCAAAAGAATATTTTGAAAAAGGAACAGAAATTTTTTCCAAAATAGAAAAATAG
- a CDS encoding response regulator transcription factor, translating to MLKLLIVDDEEIVCNTIAKVIPWEELGITLIGTCLDGVEAYHTILDESPDIVMTDIRMPGISGLELIERISHTNLNTQFIILSGYGEFDYAKRAMKCGVRHYLLKPCDNPSIIDCLNAVIKDCQEIYSQKESFTSDNQLLKNLHYALIQNVIDEGIALPEGESISWSSYEKYLDFTGTPYQLCRIFYLEKEYMNDAVHIADTFFEKQAPHLPVYKIYISNVLLLFFPNFRSDYRAMDCFFSALSFPNQKTAIEYDRTIYSDLGSLLEYLISRLRRFDVFYFAVEHRLLPNFNYEQLTAQAKELCPALLSPDSSIRQQTRQKLQELLQAASGRDFLLQLSAQILLTVSTRLSSGNAAYITEFLSDVQKESELSVILNRVMQKVDELVRLSQHTSASYSPFIEELLHYLETHVSDSNLTLKWIAENHLYMNVNYVSRCFVNETHQKFSTYLMNLRVQKAKEILSDQNPDKIQNVAELVGCGNNPYYFSKIFKKCTGMTPSAYIRKVQRERTL from the coding sequence ATGTTAAAACTATTAATTGTAGATGACGAAGAAATTGTCTGTAATACGATTGCAAAAGTAATTCCCTGGGAGGAACTTGGAATAACGCTAATCGGAACCTGTCTGGACGGAGTAGAAGCCTACCATACGATTCTGGACGAATCTCCGGACATTGTTATGACCGATATTCGCATGCCGGGTATTTCAGGTCTTGAGTTAATTGAAAGAATTTCTCATACAAATCTGAATACACAATTTATTATTTTATCCGGATACGGCGAATTTGACTATGCCAAACGCGCCATGAAATGCGGTGTTCGTCATTATCTGTTAAAACCTTGCGATAATCCTTCTATTATCGACTGTCTGAACGCTGTGATAAAAGACTGCCAGGAAATTTATTCCCAAAAGGAATCTTTTACTTCTGACAATCAACTGCTGAAAAATCTCCATTATGCTCTGATTCAAAATGTCATTGATGAAGGAATTGCGCTTCCGGAAGGAGAATCCATTTCCTGGTCTTCTTATGAAAAATATCTGGATTTTACAGGTACTCCTTATCAGCTTTGCCGGATTTTCTATCTGGAAAAAGAGTATATGAACGATGCCGTTCACATAGCGGATACTTTTTTTGAAAAACAGGCTCCTCATCTTCCTGTTTATAAAATTTATATTTCCAATGTTCTACTCCTGTTCTTCCCGAACTTTCGTTCAGACTACCGGGCAATGGACTGCTTTTTTTCAGCCTTATCCTTTCCCAATCAGAAGACCGCTATAGAATATGACCGTACCATTTATTCCGATTTAGGCTCTTTGCTGGAATATCTTATTTCCAGATTAAGACGATTTGATGTCTTCTATTTTGCAGTAGAACACCGCCTTCTGCCAAATTTTAATTATGAACAGCTTACTGCACAGGCAAAAGAGCTTTGCCCCGCTCTTTTATCCCCTGACAGTTCTATACGGCAGCAGACTCGCCAAAAACTTCAGGAACTTCTGCAGGCTGCTTCAGGCAGAGATTTCCTGTTACAACTTTCTGCACAGATTCTTTTAACTGTCAGTACACGCCTTTCCTCGGGCAATGCAGCTTATATCACCGAATTTTTATCTGATGTTCAAAAGGAATCTGAACTCTCTGTTATCCTAAATCGGGTTATGCAAAAAGTTGATGAGCTTGTGCGATTATCCCAGCATACCTCTGCTTCCTACAGTCCTTTTATCGAAGAACTGTTACACTATCTGGAAACTCACGTTTCCGATTCTAACCTGACTTTAAAGTGGATTGCGGAAAATCATTTGTATATGAATGTAAATTATGTCAGCCGCTGCTTTGTCAATGAAACGCACCAGAAATTTTCCACCTATCTGATGAATTTGCGTGTACAAAAAGCAAAAGAAATCTTATCCGATCAAAATCCGGATAAGATTCAAAATGTAGCAGAATTAGTAGGCTGTGGCAACAACCCTTATTATTTTTCTAAAATTTTCAAAAAATGCACAGGTATGACACCTTCTGCCTATATCAGAAAAGTACAAAGAGAAAGGACGCTTTAA
- a CDS encoding Gfo/Idh/MocA family protein codes for MLKTGIVGCGNIAKIHFAALKGLEDVEIVAAADIDLERGETYSEEYENKKIHLYSSFTTMLEKEQLDVVHICTPHYLHVSMALEAVKKGVHVFMEKPQAISKAEFEALKEEKKKWQKEVGICFQNRYNPAVRKGKKLLESGYLGELKGARAFLTWNREKAYYEQSKWRGKWSTEGGGVLINQAIHTLDLLVYLLGKPERAEASIQNHHLKSIIEVEDTMEAYMEIKGRPVCFYATNAYAEDAPVFLEILCSRGKICIEGEYLEVYSQEKGREVYNFEIERQQFGKKCWGSSHSMCIQDFYECLKRKKIFCNSLDLTEDTFELMLGLYDSAKNNRVVRWEDSVNE; via the coding sequence GTGTTAAAAACAGGAATTGTTGGCTGCGGAAATATTGCGAAAATACATTTTGCAGCATTAAAAGGCTTAGAAGATGTGGAAATCGTGGCTGCAGCAGATATAGATTTGGAAAGAGGAGAAACCTATAGCGAGGAATATGAAAATAAAAAGATTCATCTGTATTCATCTTTTACCACAATGTTGGAAAAAGAGCAGTTAGACGTTGTGCATATTTGCACACCGCATTATTTACATGTTTCTATGGCTCTGGAAGCAGTGAAAAAGGGTGTTCACGTATTTATGGAAAAGCCGCAGGCCATTTCAAAAGCGGAATTTGAAGCGTTGAAAGAAGAGAAGAAAAAATGGCAGAAAGAAGTAGGAATCTGTTTCCAAAACCGATATAATCCAGCGGTCAGAAAAGGAAAGAAACTATTGGAAAGCGGATACTTAGGAGAGCTGAAAGGGGCAAGGGCTTTTTTAACCTGGAATCGGGAAAAAGCATATTATGAGCAAAGTAAATGGCGGGGAAAATGGAGTACAGAAGGTGGCGGCGTATTGATAAATCAGGCGATTCATACCTTGGATTTGCTTGTCTATTTATTAGGAAAACCGGAGAGGGCAGAAGCCTCTATTCAAAATCATCACTTAAAATCCATCATTGAGGTGGAGGATACAATGGAAGCCTATATGGAAATAAAAGGACGTCCGGTTTGTTTTTATGCTACCAATGCTTATGCAGAAGATGCTCCTGTTTTTCTGGAAATTCTATGTTCTCGCGGGAAAATTTGTATAGAAGGAGAATATTTGGAAGTTTACTCGCAGGAAAAGGGAAGAGAAGTGTATAATTTTGAGATAGAAAGACAACAATTTGGAAAAAAATGTTGGGGAAGCTCTCATTCCATGTGTATTCAGGATTTTTATGAATGTCTTAAGAGGAAAAAGATTTTTTGTAATAGTCTTGACTTGACGGAGGACACATTTGAGCTTATGTTAGGGCTATATGATTCAGCAAAAAACAATCGTGTGGTAAGATGGGAGGACAGTGTAAATGAATAA
- a CDS encoding sensor histidine kinase has protein sequence MKTLKKQFQNSSLKVKIQLILFSCILFLFIVTFIGIYCVSNSFENALYHSASSSLSYSASNIESHLKQIDDLADSIFSDSLIQEQLPLLIETKIRAEKEFYKNNIYNQIFNYLTSGTNMNDIPYISILQSENELVSTYSTESSKLSDKIRKTLYHTAKEANGKTVWITDYCQDYGIFLVKEMKKIKNLDFNSLGVLVINIDLQNLIFRTNGLSTKYEDPNYLLLENNHVFYHGKALSISDAQYLKEHLKQGYGIFSLGAKKVFAVRDRIPNYDWDYISVVSYESVANTVFITRNLCLLSIILAILFAFFASSRLLEAILYHIYYLIQKMKRVGNGNYELSEADLCYQNRFDEIGHLHTAFNSMTVKLDTLIRQNYTNELLKKEAQLKALESQMDPHFLYNTLDSINWRAKALEAEDIVQITTALGNLLRISLDRTHTPFTLAKEINLLENYMVIQKLRYPQRLNYTVEIPQECYNLQIPKFTIQPILENAIRYGLEEMSEICYISIRASIKETTLLIEVKNNGSSFEEHLLEKLETEEIQPHGFGIGLLNIHKRLLLAYGNDYGLRLINAEDELTGEEYAIVQIALPAILSETEEHISQSILNENAERKNPK, from the coding sequence ATGAAAACACTTAAGAAACAATTTCAAAACAGTTCTTTAAAAGTAAAAATCCAACTGATTCTCTTTTCTTGTATCCTGTTTTTATTTATAGTAACCTTTATCGGTATTTACTGTGTTTCAAATTCTTTTGAAAATGCACTTTATCATTCTGCTTCCTCTTCGCTCTCCTATTCAGCCTCTAATATTGAAAGCCATTTGAAGCAAATCGATGATTTAGCAGACTCTATATTTTCTGACAGCTTAATTCAAGAGCAACTCCCTTTGTTAATAGAAACAAAGATCCGTGCAGAAAAAGAATTTTATAAAAATAATATTTATAATCAAATATTCAATTATCTGACTTCCGGAACAAATATGAATGATATTCCGTATATTTCTATTCTGCAGAGTGAAAACGAACTTGTAAGTACCTATTCTACCGAAAGTTCAAAATTATCAGATAAAATACGAAAAACTCTATACCACACTGCAAAAGAAGCTAATGGAAAGACGGTATGGATTACTGATTATTGTCAGGATTATGGTATTTTTCTAGTGAAAGAAATGAAAAAGATAAAAAATCTTGATTTTAATTCTTTAGGTGTTCTGGTGATTAACATTGATCTTCAGAATTTAATCTTCCGAACAAACGGACTCAGCACAAAATATGAAGATCCAAATTATCTTTTACTGGAAAACAATCATGTTTTTTATCACGGAAAGGCCTTATCTATTTCTGACGCACAGTATTTAAAAGAGCATTTAAAACAGGGATATGGTATTTTTTCACTCGGTGCAAAAAAAGTATTTGCCGTAAGGGATAGAATTCCCAATTATGACTGGGATTACATTTCCGTTGTTTCCTATGAATCCGTTGCCAATACTGTTTTTATTACCAGAAATCTGTGTCTGCTCTCTATCATACTTGCAATCCTATTTGCTTTTTTTGCCTCTTCCAGACTTTTGGAAGCTATCTTATATCACATTTATTATTTGATTCAAAAAATGAAGAGAGTGGGAAATGGAAACTACGAACTTTCTGAAGCAGACCTCTGTTATCAGAATCGCTTTGATGAAATCGGTCATTTGCATACTGCTTTTAATTCTATGACTGTAAAACTCGATACTTTAATCCGTCAAAACTACACCAACGAACTTCTCAAAAAGGAAGCTCAGTTAAAAGCCCTGGAAAGCCAGATGGATCCACACTTTCTCTACAACACGCTGGACTCTATTAACTGGAGAGCAAAAGCTTTAGAAGCAGAAGATATTGTGCAGATTACCACAGCCCTCGGAAATCTGCTTCGGATTTCCCTTGACCGCACACACACGCCATTTACTCTTGCAAAGGAGATAAATCTTTTAGAAAACTATATGGTGATTCAGAAACTGCGTTATCCGCAGCGGCTAAATTATACTGTGGAAATCCCTCAGGAATGTTACAATCTGCAGATTCCCAAGTTTACCATACAACCCATTTTAGAAAATGCCATTCGCTATGGTTTGGAAGAAATGTCTGAAATCTGCTATATTTCTATCCGTGCTTCTATAAAAGAAACTACCTTGCTAATTGAAGTAAAAAACAATGGTTCCTCTTTTGAAGAACATCTTTTAGAAAAATTGGAAACAGAAGAAATTCAGCCTCATGGGTTTGGTATCGGACTTTTAAATATTCATAAACGACTGCTTCTCGCTTATGGTAACGATTACGGTTTAAGACTTATCAATGCAGAAGATGAACTGACAGGAGAAGAATATGCCATTGTCCAAATTGCGCTTCCTGCGATTTTATCTGAAACAGAAGAGCATATTTCTCAGAGCATTTTAAATGAAAATGCGGAAAGAAAAAATCCTAAATAA